A stretch of the Mesorhizobium shangrilense genome encodes the following:
- a CDS encoding DUF736 domain-containing protein: MATTIANLTTKADGSMEGVFATLRVNAPITLIPNTNKSREDAPDYRIVNKRTGFEIGAGWNRISQRSGEEYLSVKIEAPEIGVIFGNLAPAPGGDESKKVILWNNPQ, encoded by the coding sequence ATGGCCACCACGATCGCAAACCTCACCACCAAGGCCGACGGCTCGATGGAAGGCGTCTTTGCCACGCTCCGGGTCAACGCCCCGATCACGCTCATCCCGAACACCAACAAGTCGCGCGAGGATGCACCCGACTACCGCATCGTCAACAAGCGCACGGGCTTCGAGATCGGAGCCGGCTGGAACCGCATCTCGCAGCGTTCGGGCGAGGAATACCTCTCGGTCAAGATCGAGGCCCCCGAGATCGGCGTGATCTTCGGCAACCTCGCCCCCGCCCCCGGCGGCGACGAGAGCAAGAAGGTGATCCTCTGGAACAACCCGCAGTGA
- a CDS encoding WGR domain-containing protein → MIAQLYRLWIERRDADRNMARFYALSIEETLFGQTCLVRRWGRIGTTGRTVQHSFDTEGEAVELFLELLRAKRMRGYQPRSAYPTRRSDPV, encoded by the coding sequence ATGATCGCGCAGCTCTATCGCCTCTGGATCGAACGCCGCGACGCGGATCGGAACATGGCGCGCTTCTATGCGCTGTCGATCGAGGAGACCCTGTTCGGCCAGACCTGCCTGGTCCGCCGTTGGGGCCGGATCGGAACCACCGGCCGCACGGTACAGCACTCCTTCGATACCGAGGGCGAAGCCGTCGAGCTTTTCCTCGAGCTTCTGCGCGCCAAGCGGATGCGCGGCTATCAGCCGCGATCCGCCTACCCGACGCGCAGAAGCGATCCCGTCTAG
- a CDS encoding ParA family protein, protein MCLDAKVEREHWEKTMPEQRAVQITVASPKGGVGKTMTTILLAGEFAAAGHRVTVLDTDPQLSAVEWSKNSRRAGYALSNIDVIPISSTDELIDRLAQSDAEDLLLVDVQGTAVAALGPAVANADFVLIPTKAHVFDVKQCLGLIRHIRSLGGRHREIPYAVMLNMVSGIEHNTMAFRTAIQLLRQADASVLETFLSQRPTFASIATAGTLYEVQPVNKAVQGARDQTNALTAEIISKLNGATPQ, encoded by the coding sequence ATGTGCCTTGACGCCAAAGTCGAACGCGAACATTGGGAAAAAACAATGCCGGAACAACGAGCGGTGCAAATCACAGTGGCCTCTCCCAAAGGCGGGGTAGGCAAGACCATGACCACCATCCTGCTCGCTGGCGAGTTCGCCGCCGCGGGTCATCGGGTGACGGTGCTCGACACCGATCCGCAACTGTCCGCGGTGGAATGGAGCAAAAACAGCCGCCGCGCGGGATACGCTCTTTCAAACATCGACGTCATCCCGATCAGCTCGACCGACGAACTTATCGATCGCCTCGCGCAATCCGACGCCGAGGACCTGCTGCTGGTCGATGTCCAGGGTACGGCCGTGGCCGCCCTCGGACCGGCCGTCGCCAACGCCGACTTCGTGCTGATCCCGACGAAAGCGCACGTCTTCGATGTCAAGCAATGCCTCGGTCTGATCCGGCACATCCGCTCGCTTGGCGGACGCCACCGCGAAATTCCCTACGCGGTGATGCTCAACATGGTTTCCGGGATCGAGCACAACACGATGGCCTTCCGCACAGCGATCCAGTTGCTGCGGCAGGCTGATGCCAGCGTGCTTGAGACCTTTTTGTCGCAGCGGCCGACCTTCGCCTCAATCGCAACCGCCGGGACGCTTTACGAAGTCCAGCCTGTGAACAAGGCCGTGCAGGGTGCTCGCGACCAGACGAATGCCCTGACCGCCGAGATCATCAGCAAACTGAACGGAGCCACCCCCCAATGA
- a CDS encoding relaxase/mobilization nuclease domain-containing protein, whose amino-acid sequence MILDESSIQAIADRIRASAAFEDENRKRRHQAMLSFAGNDDDWLLKTIRGRKGEGGFGASQPPEPAVPRSSPGELEPPRGKAGRLNLALPTKRRKLAGGPAPRAAADKLAAGYQPAVLKVISYGHGVTRAAAIGQYIQKEGVALETHDARILATQGAVAEEMKQWGKGFDKRRESEDVATFQLSLAGQENAERLSQAVQAGFAGHGFAYRIDTLQDGSSVARVVATMAGHSVVKGENGDDKVKHRFHLSDRRQQDRQFSAPTRVMIASRISEALGVKEDAVSVKPIGEPSHGKAGVVFQLSRLTHDGAAIDADGAAIASEEAVRQTAQSWDKTLNSYKPRDTMHMILSAKAGEDRQALVRAARGFLHEQFPNHKFAFGMHADMADEGGHIHVHAIVAVKGEDGERLRPGPAQLREWRALYAQHAQAQGMKIVATSAAYRASSQSYGPRDKPIVATAEKPRPGREARDRAYARANPHVIEKARQRINYAKANPIKIPISARQLQATQTGLQEWHSVAASQPDNTIASHFNDRMTQAVRSGTVVVAIRDGKGVQMSSDATADQMRENLKEINETVNKTAAMMNGQTKAEFLRRAAPTMELLAIRTDLKSLQEGGVTHVSEDQAHRVAGARAEALIHRAQEIEAAERLEADRAREIRNRAIEQEIRDERAGSADPTSLEQVAQDREMVRNAESIAAKEAREAQAASEAVRSLAQNPNERLDPEIVKGERLQELQRLQSRSINTAPVEGEEPDSQKPQKQ is encoded by the coding sequence GTGATCCTCGACGAGTCCTCTATACAGGCTATCGCCGATCGGATTCGCGCGAGCGCAGCTTTTGAAGACGAGAACCGCAAGCGCCGGCATCAGGCTATGTTGTCCTTTGCTGGAAATGACGATGATTGGTTGCTCAAGACGATTCGCGGCCGGAAGGGGGAGGGCGGTTTCGGGGCAAGCCAACCACCTGAGCCGGCCGTGCCGCGCTCGTCTCCCGGGGAGCTGGAGCCGCCGCGCGGTAAAGCCGGGCGACTAAACCTCGCCCTGCCAACGAAGCGGCGCAAGCTCGCCGGCGGACCTGCACCGAGGGCCGCTGCCGACAAACTGGCGGCCGGGTATCAGCCGGCCGTTCTGAAGGTGATTTCCTACGGGCATGGCGTCACAAGGGCAGCCGCCATCGGTCAATATATCCAGAAGGAGGGCGTCGCGCTCGAGACGCATGACGCGCGTATCCTGGCAACGCAGGGAGCCGTTGCCGAGGAAATGAAACAGTGGGGCAAGGGTTTCGACAAGCGGCGGGAGAGCGAGGATGTGGCGACGTTTCAGCTTTCGCTGGCAGGGCAGGAGAATGCCGAGCGCCTTTCACAGGCAGTTCAGGCAGGTTTCGCCGGCCACGGTTTCGCCTATCGTATCGACACACTGCAGGACGGATCGAGCGTCGCGCGCGTCGTCGCGACCATGGCCGGACACAGCGTCGTGAAAGGTGAGAACGGGGACGACAAGGTGAAGCATCGGTTTCACCTTTCCGATCGGCGCCAGCAGGATCGCCAGTTCTCGGCCCCCACCCGGGTCATGATTGCCTCGCGAATCTCCGAGGCGCTTGGGGTCAAGGAGGATGCCGTTTCGGTGAAGCCAATTGGGGAACCCAGCCACGGCAAAGCCGGTGTCGTGTTCCAGCTCTCGCGCCTTACCCATGACGGAGCGGCGATCGACGCCGACGGCGCCGCGATCGCGTCTGAGGAGGCGGTTCGGCAGACCGCGCAGTCCTGGGACAAGACCCTGAATTCCTACAAGCCTCGCGACACCATGCACATGATCCTGTCGGCCAAGGCGGGCGAGGACAGGCAAGCTCTGGTGAGGGCCGCACGTGGGTTCCTGCATGAGCAGTTCCCCAATCACAAATTCGCCTTCGGCATGCATGCCGATATGGCCGATGAGGGCGGCCATATTCATGTGCATGCCATCGTCGCCGTGAAGGGTGAGGACGGAGAGCGCTTGCGACCAGGCCCGGCCCAGCTTCGCGAATGGCGAGCGCTCTATGCCCAGCACGCACAAGCTCAGGGCATGAAAATCGTCGCGACTTCCGCGGCTTATCGGGCGTCATCGCAAAGCTATGGTCCGCGCGACAAGCCGATAGTGGCCACGGCCGAGAAGCCGCGGCCGGGCAGGGAGGCGCGGGACCGCGCCTACGCCCGTGCAAACCCGCACGTCATCGAGAAAGCCCGCCAGCGGATCAACTACGCAAAGGCCAACCCGATAAAGATTCCGATTTCGGCGCGCCAGCTGCAGGCCACCCAGACAGGCCTTCAGGAATGGCACTCGGTCGCCGCATCTCAGCCGGATAACACGATAGCGAGTCACTTCAATGATCGGATGACGCAAGCCGTCCGATCCGGTACTGTTGTGGTCGCTATCCGAGATGGAAAGGGTGTTCAAATGAGTTCAGATGCCACCGCGGACCAGATGCGGGAAAACCTAAAAGAGATCAACGAGACCGTTAACAAGACAGCGGCCATGATGAACGGCCAGACGAAAGCGGAGTTCTTACGGCGCGCAGCGCCCACCATGGAGCTGCTTGCGATCCGGACGGATCTCAAATCCCTGCAGGAAGGTGGCGTCACGCATGTCAGTGAAGACCAGGCCCATCGGGTTGCCGGCGCGCGCGCCGAAGCTTTGATCCATCGCGCCCAGGAGATCGAGGCCGCTGAGCGGCTTGAGGCCGATCGCGCTCGCGAGATCCGCAACCGCGCCATCGAGCAGGAGATCCGCGACGAACGAGCTGGATCGGCTGATCCGACCTCGCTTGAGCAGGTCGCACAAGACCGCGAAATGGTGCGCAACGCCGAAAGCATCGCTGCGAAGGAAGCCCGCGAGGCACAAGCCGCAAGCGAAGCCGTGCGTTCATTGGCGCAGAATCCTAACGAGCGGCTTGATCCCGAGATCGTCAAAGGCGAACGGCTCCAAGAACTGCAGCGCCTGCAGTCGAGGAGCATCAACACCGCTCCGGTCGAAGGCGAAGAGCCGGATTCACAGAAGCCGCAAAAGCAGTAG
- a CDS encoding helix-turn-helix domain-containing protein, giving the protein MNVEIYENVWDALADTEQEAANLKARSALLYEIRKAVQRWDIPQEEAAKRLGLTRPRTNDLLRGKLAKFSLDALVNIAASAHLDIEIRVKEAA; this is encoded by the coding sequence ATGAACGTAGAAATCTATGAGAACGTTTGGGATGCCCTGGCGGACACCGAACAGGAGGCAGCAAACCTTAAAGCGCGCTCGGCGCTGCTCTACGAAATCCGTAAGGCAGTCCAGCGTTGGGACATTCCTCAGGAGGAAGCCGCCAAGCGGCTCGGCCTGACGCGGCCTCGCACCAATGATCTGCTGCGCGGTAAGCTCGCCAAATTCTCGCTTGACGCACTTGTCAACATCGCGGCCTCCGCACACCTGGATATAGAAATCCGGGTAAAAGAGGCTGCATAA
- a CDS encoding type IV secretory system conjugative DNA transfer family protein: MSRVFAYRLFLGLIALLAFFALWSLAYELVATWRWNPALPSEGASRWGLLKYQNAQRSLSGLFVAWQHFSQRLAYHPTQGETIIRGAIAAAVVVAIGVGLIFASLINRKPKHYGDARFGTIMDAEKKNLLAKQGLILGKMGGATIRSDDPAHVLVVGPTRSGKGVSFVIPNGYMWRGSSVWFDPKRENFEAFGAHRQALGDKVFFFSPGERDSHRYNPLDFIRRDARMPTDCAVVSSFIIPEATGSSEIWARAGRQLLSAMIGYVLTSPRNEGQRHLRAVAMLLSTGVDFLRVLTNIRNDEEKYLPSWVVQGLNQFIALEKETRNSAYFNLTAALNPWTNDLVAAATASTDFDISKLRKDPTALFIGCSVAQLDVFRPIIKILVQQIHDVLMASLPGPDEPYQVLVMIDEFRQLGKMESIVSKLAINAGYGFRMVLVLQDLAQLDEVYGKATRQTTVSACQVKLFIRINDVETSEYVSVMLGPTTIEVTTPIIRAGQGILGARDKSLSYQERPLRTAAELRQMPAKQAVVLVPSAPGFMVRKVTYYQDAPYKATYQQFRHRRLKVPPLSQWQDLPLRSMADVEAAANTAPAAPFELREPDTVEAPVSGDTANADAVPPATGAAAKGVDPVESKPKVNSDSSDAPRALPSPGRRAGGEAEAKSEDTAHATELKSKRTDQTADDAPRPLPTLGRRSAPAASNTSDPSASVGNAGVLQFQVRPGNKPMSITALLASLDQEVEADARSLSPSVDSEDVDGVPSAAIEALQDQIRRHGDRRT, from the coding sequence ATGTCTCGCGTATTCGCTTATAGGCTTTTCCTCGGTCTCATCGCCCTCCTCGCCTTCTTCGCCCTTTGGAGCCTGGCCTACGAGTTGGTGGCGACATGGCGGTGGAATCCCGCCCTCCCCTCTGAAGGCGCCTCACGCTGGGGGCTTCTAAAGTACCAGAACGCGCAACGCAGCCTAAGCGGCCTGTTCGTTGCCTGGCAGCATTTCAGCCAGCGCCTGGCCTATCATCCCACGCAGGGCGAGACGATCATCCGCGGCGCGATCGCGGCCGCGGTTGTCGTGGCAATCGGCGTCGGCCTGATCTTTGCAAGCCTGATCAACCGCAAGCCAAAGCACTACGGCGATGCGCGGTTCGGCACGATCATGGACGCCGAAAAGAAAAACCTGCTGGCAAAGCAAGGCTTGATCCTCGGCAAGATGGGTGGGGCGACGATCCGCTCGGATGATCCCGCGCACGTCCTGGTGGTCGGGCCGACCCGATCCGGCAAGGGCGTCAGCTTTGTGATTCCGAACGGTTATATGTGGCGAGGATCCTCGGTGTGGTTCGATCCGAAGCGGGAGAACTTCGAGGCGTTCGGTGCACACCGGCAGGCTCTCGGCGACAAGGTCTTTTTCTTTTCTCCCGGCGAGCGGGATTCGCATCGCTATAATCCGCTGGATTTCATCCGGCGCGATGCCCGCATGCCGACGGACTGCGCGGTGGTCTCCTCCTTCATCATCCCGGAGGCGACAGGAAGTTCCGAGATCTGGGCGCGCGCCGGCCGGCAGCTGCTTTCGGCCATGATCGGCTATGTGCTGACGTCACCACGCAATGAGGGGCAGCGTCATTTGCGCGCCGTCGCGATGCTTCTTTCGACCGGCGTAGACTTTCTGAGGGTGCTGACGAATATCCGCAATGACGAGGAAAAATATCTGCCTTCGTGGGTCGTGCAGGGGCTCAACCAGTTCATTGCGCTGGAAAAGGAAACGCGAAACTCGGCCTACTTCAACCTGACGGCGGCTCTCAATCCCTGGACCAATGACCTCGTTGCGGCCGCTACGGCGTCGACGGATTTCGATATCTCGAAGCTTCGCAAGGACCCGACGGCTCTCTTCATCGGCTGCTCGGTGGCGCAGCTCGACGTGTTCCGGCCCATCATCAAAATCTTGGTTCAGCAAATCCATGATGTGCTGATGGCTTCCTTGCCTGGCCCGGATGAGCCCTATCAGGTCCTGGTGATGATCGACGAGTTTCGCCAGCTCGGCAAAATGGAGTCTATCGTGTCCAAGCTGGCGATCAACGCGGGGTATGGCTTTCGCATGGTCCTTGTCCTGCAGGACCTCGCCCAGCTCGACGAGGTCTATGGAAAAGCGACGCGGCAGACCACGGTGTCCGCGTGCCAGGTGAAGCTTTTCATCCGCATAAACGACGTGGAGACGTCGGAATATGTCTCTGTAATGCTGGGACCGACCACGATCGAGGTGACCACACCGATTATCAGAGCCGGTCAAGGTATATTGGGCGCCCGAGACAAGAGTTTGAGTTATCAGGAAAGGCCGCTGCGGACGGCGGCAGAGCTTCGACAGATGCCAGCGAAGCAGGCCGTGGTTCTGGTCCCGAGCGCACCTGGTTTCATGGTGCGCAAGGTGACCTATTATCAGGACGCGCCATATAAGGCGACATATCAGCAATTTCGGCACCGGCGCTTAAAGGTTCCGCCTCTCTCCCAATGGCAGGATCTTCCGCTGCGCTCCATGGCGGACGTCGAAGCGGCGGCTAACACCGCGCCAGCGGCGCCTTTCGAGTTGCGGGAACCCGATACCGTCGAAGCGCCGGTTTCGGGCGATACAGCCAATGCCGATGCGGTGCCGCCGGCGACTGGTGCGGCGGCTAAAGGGGTTGATCCTGTCGAGTCAAAGCCGAAAGTGAATAGCGACAGCTCGGACGCACCGCGGGCGCTGCCAAGCCCAGGCCGTCGAGCGGGTGGTGAGGCTGAAGCAAAGAGTGAGGACACCGCTCATGCTACGGAGTTGAAATCGAAGCGGACCGATCAGACGGCCGATGATGCGCCGCGGCCGCTTCCCACCCTTGGCCGGCGATCGGCGCCGGCGGCATCAAACACGTCCGACCCGAGTGCGTCTGTGGGCAACGCCGGTGTCTTGCAATTCCAAGTCCGGCCGGGAAACAAGCCCATGTCTATCACCGCGTTGCTCGCATCGCTCGATCAGGAGGTGGAGGCCGACGCTCGTTCACTGTCGCCGTCAGTGGATAGCGAAGATGTCGACGGGGTGCCGTCAGCCGCTATTGAGGCGTTGCAGGATCAAATTAGACGTCACGGCGATCGCCGAACGTGA
- the virB11 gene encoding P-type DNA transfer ATPase VirB11, with amino-acid sequence MSGQQRTVFLNRALEPVRRWLDDERVVEICANGPGRVWVEIVGSTHMEPFDVPELDRAAITYLMERIAASSSQSVSEENPLLSAALPDGERFQGVLAPATPTGGAFAIRKQVVKDMRLEDYRKRGAFDTISVQDPGELSETDSALCEYLDAGKIEDFIGLAVRERYSMLLSGGTSSGKTTFLNAILHEVPSDERILTIEDTREVKPHQPNYLPLVASKGDQGLARVTVETLLQAAMRLRPDRIFLGEIRGAEAYSFLRAVNTGHPGSITTIHADSPTGAFEQLALMVMQAGLGLSKAEIIDYVRSVLPIVIQQTRRGGWRGTSAIWFNRMTEWRAARKVPQNVSRIRL; translated from the coding sequence GTGAGCGGGCAGCAAAGAACCGTCTTTCTAAATAGGGCGCTGGAGCCAGTGCGGCGCTGGCTCGATGACGAGCGCGTGGTCGAAATCTGTGCGAACGGCCCTGGACGGGTGTGGGTCGAAATCGTCGGCTCCACCCATATGGAGCCCTTCGACGTGCCCGAGCTGGACCGCGCCGCGATCACATACCTCATGGAACGTATAGCGGCGTCATCGTCGCAATCGGTCAGCGAGGAAAATCCATTGCTTTCGGCCGCCCTCCCCGACGGCGAACGTTTTCAGGGCGTGCTTGCGCCGGCAACCCCGACAGGGGGCGCCTTCGCGATCCGCAAGCAGGTCGTGAAGGATATGCGCCTTGAGGATTACCGGAAACGGGGGGCGTTCGATACGATCTCCGTCCAGGATCCCGGCGAATTGAGCGAGACCGACAGCGCCCTTTGCGAATATCTCGACGCCGGCAAGATTGAGGATTTCATCGGCTTGGCCGTGCGGGAACGGTATTCGATGTTGCTTTCAGGAGGCACATCGTCGGGCAAAACGACCTTTCTGAACGCGATTTTGCACGAGGTGCCTTCGGATGAGCGGATCCTCACCATTGAGGATACGCGAGAGGTCAAACCACACCAGCCCAACTATCTGCCCCTCGTCGCGTCAAAGGGCGACCAGGGCCTGGCGCGCGTGACCGTTGAAACGCTGCTGCAGGCGGCCATGCGGTTGCGGCCCGATCGAATCTTCCTGGGCGAGATCCGGGGAGCGGAAGCCTATTCGTTCTTGCGCGCCGTCAACACGGGCCATCCGGGATCGATCACGACGATCCATGCGGACAGCCCGACCGGTGCGTTCGAGCAGCTAGCCTTGATGGTCATGCAGGCTGGGCTCGGGCTGAGCAAGGCAGAGATCATCGATTACGTGCGGTCTGTCCTGCCCATTGTGATCCAACAGACGCGCCGGGGCGGCTGGCGCGGTACTTCGGCGATCTGGTTCAACCGTATGACCGAATGGAGAGCCGCCAGAAAGGTTCCCCAGAATGTCTCGCGTATTCGCTTATAG
- the virB10 gene encoding type IV secretion system protein VirB10, which produces MPLGAVVFAGWMIYAATRAPDKPLLTASDGEEFHTTQFPAPGLDTPRPQLDNGTLKIPTAPEEPPAAPAQPPSTIEAPPPPPPALQPPAAPPQVQDDSEARRLAEEERRRQEEEERRKWERLRAKQLVVDSGDAPGSASALGGNGTNATAAGNTSEGEEDPNRRFLARASQSGADTSKATMNPRTDALVAQGTMIKGVIETAIQSDLAGMVRAVVSEDVWSFDGRRVLIPGGSRLIGEYRSGLATGQTRVFIVWTRLLRSDGMSVQLGSTGTDELGRSGMPGEVDNHYFERFGSAILLSVVGGATQLIANLGNDQNGSNTNQTDTDPQTGQTVTIQTQPNQYMQNARQIGAQQVSQSLNRIAEEALRNSINIAPTIHVDQGSRIMVFVRRDLDFSEFYPDPVREALTEIRRERAAKNRLSK; this is translated from the coding sequence GTGCCGCTGGGCGCGGTGGTCTTCGCCGGCTGGATGATCTATGCGGCGACGCGTGCGCCAGACAAGCCGCTGTTGACGGCGTCGGATGGCGAGGAGTTTCACACCACACAGTTTCCCGCACCTGGGCTCGATACGCCGCGTCCCCAGCTTGATAACGGGACCCTGAAAATTCCGACGGCTCCCGAGGAGCCGCCGGCCGCGCCGGCGCAGCCGCCGTCAACGATTGAGGCTCCCCCTCCGCCTCCGCCAGCATTGCAACCGCCTGCAGCTCCACCGCAGGTCCAGGACGATTCCGAAGCAAGGCGTCTGGCTGAGGAAGAACGACGAAGGCAGGAAGAAGAGGAGCGGCGCAAATGGGAGCGCCTGCGCGCCAAGCAACTCGTCGTCGATAGCGGCGATGCGCCTGGCAGTGCATCAGCACTGGGCGGCAATGGAACGAATGCAACGGCGGCCGGGAACACAAGCGAGGGCGAGGAGGATCCCAACCGGCGTTTTTTGGCACGGGCGAGCCAGAGCGGAGCGGATACATCGAAGGCCACGATGAACCCGCGCACGGACGCTCTGGTCGCCCAAGGGACGATGATCAAGGGCGTAATCGAGACCGCGATCCAGAGCGATCTTGCCGGTATGGTTCGGGCCGTCGTGTCGGAGGATGTGTGGTCGTTCGACGGTCGCAGGGTTTTGATCCCCGGTGGCTCCCGCCTTATCGGTGAATATCGCAGTGGCCTCGCAACCGGCCAAACGCGGGTGTTCATTGTGTGGACACGCCTGCTTCGATCGGACGGCATGTCGGTGCAGCTCGGTTCGACCGGCACCGACGAGCTCGGTCGCAGCGGCATGCCGGGCGAGGTCGACAACCATTATTTCGAGCGGTTCGGCTCGGCGATCCTTTTAAGTGTCGTGGGTGGCGCGACGCAGCTCATCGCCAACCTTGGCAACGACCAGAACGGGTCGAACACCAATCAGACCGATACTGATCCGCAGACCGGACAGACGGTGACAATCCAGACGCAACCCAACCAGTACATGCAGAACGCGCGCCAGATCGGCGCGCAACAGGTCTCACAAAGCCTCAACCGCATTGCTGAAGAGGCGCTTCGCAATTCGATCAATATCGCGCCCACGATCCATGTCGATCAGGGGTCGCGGATCATGGTGTTCGTGCGCCGCGACCTCGATTTTTCCGAGTTCTATCCGGACCCGGTACGCGAGGCGTTGACGGAGATACGACGTGAGCGGGCAGCAAAGAACCGTCTTTCTAAATAG
- the virB9 gene encoding P-type conjugative transfer protein VirB9 encodes MKVAGILTAIGLAVCAVQPALAEQTPRAGSRDSRIRFVWYQKDDVVSVPASYGASTMIEFGDDEKIETLGAGDVPAWSIEPNKKGNVLFVKPIEKNAGGNLNVLTNKRSYVFFLKGEFRPVALQVYAIKFRYPEEASDAALMDEARARAAQPNRQGFKAENANSSYAYKGSSANKPLVIYDDGVKTWFRFDPAREVPAIYVVDSERNETLVNYRREGAYIVVDKVNYQWTLRNGDEATCVFNLRLNNVNEPTGLEPYEPQRVGGGTVPKVRGPDAISQ; translated from the coding sequence ATGAAGGTCGCTGGCATCCTGACGGCAATCGGGCTCGCCGTTTGCGCGGTCCAGCCTGCCCTTGCCGAACAGACCCCTCGGGCGGGATCTCGTGACAGCCGCATTCGCTTCGTCTGGTATCAGAAGGACGATGTGGTGTCGGTGCCGGCCAGCTATGGCGCCTCGACCATGATCGAATTCGGTGATGACGAGAAAATCGAAACCCTCGGCGCTGGCGACGTCCCGGCCTGGAGCATCGAGCCCAACAAGAAGGGCAACGTGCTCTTTGTGAAGCCGATCGAGAAGAATGCGGGAGGGAATCTCAACGTCCTGACGAACAAGCGCAGCTATGTGTTCTTCCTGAAAGGCGAGTTTCGGCCGGTTGCGCTACAAGTCTATGCGATCAAGTTCCGCTATCCCGAAGAGGCTTCGGACGCGGCGCTGATGGACGAAGCCCGGGCCAGGGCAGCACAACCGAACCGGCAAGGCTTCAAGGCCGAAAACGCCAACTCGTCCTATGCCTATAAGGGGTCGTCGGCAAATAAGCCGCTCGTGATCTACGACGACGGCGTGAAGACCTGGTTCCGCTTCGATCCGGCAAGGGAAGTGCCGGCGATCTATGTCGTCGATAGCGAGCGCAATGAGACCCTTGTGAATTATCGCCGCGAGGGCGCGTACATCGTCGTCGACAAGGTCAATTATCAGTGGACCCTGCGCAACGGCGACGAAGCAACCTGCGTCTTCAATCTGAGACTGAACAATGTGAACGAACCGACCGGGCTTGAACCTTACGAGCCACAGCGTGTCGGCGGTGGGACTGTTCCGAAAGTGAGGGGACCCGATGCCATCTCCCAATGA
- a CDS encoding virB8 family protein, with protein MSDVKESAGRPAKEIESPLPYYVDAAIWEKDIARRNRWSRSLAWCVATVASVIAVAAVGALILALPLKTYEPYMVVVDKSTGFVEVKRPLADGPLQQDESMGMFDIVRYVKARETYDPKALKDNFDLAQLLSTGDASRELVELFSPANKVTNPVVLYGRNTVVAVTVKSVTFPNQRTALVRFMTEEKSQANTVQRHWVSLIRFRYTGAPAKNEIRFQNPLGFQVLEYRRDQETAPAPTPESPQ; from the coding sequence ATGAGCGATGTGAAGGAAAGCGCTGGGAGACCGGCGAAGGAAATCGAGTCTCCATTGCCGTACTACGTGGATGCGGCAATCTGGGAAAAAGATATCGCGCGGCGCAATCGCTGGTCGCGATCTCTGGCGTGGTGTGTGGCAACTGTCGCCTCGGTCATTGCCGTGGCAGCCGTGGGAGCGCTGATCCTTGCGCTGCCGCTCAAGACTTATGAGCCCTACATGGTGGTGGTCGACAAATCCACGGGGTTTGTCGAGGTGAAGCGGCCGCTGGCTGACGGTCCTTTGCAGCAGGACGAGTCGATGGGGATGTTCGATATCGTCCGTTATGTGAAGGCTCGCGAGACCTACGATCCGAAGGCGCTGAAGGACAACTTCGATCTCGCGCAATTGCTGAGCACCGGCGATGCCTCGAGGGAGCTCGTCGAGCTTTTCAGCCCGGCGAACAAGGTGACGAACCCCGTCGTGCTCTACGGGCGAAACACCGTCGTGGCTGTGACCGTGAAGTCCGTGACATTTCCCAACCAAAGGACCGCCCTGGTCCGGTTCATGACGGAGGAAAAGAGCCAGGCTAATACGGTGCAGCGGCATTGGGTGTCATTGATCCGGTTCCGCTACACCGGCGCGCCAGCCAAAAACGAGATCCGCTTTCAAAATCCGCTCGGTTTCCAGGTGCTCGAATATCGGCGCGATCAGGAGACGGCGCCGGCACCCACCCCGGAGAGCCCGCAATGA